A single Phoenix dactylifera cultivar Barhee BC4 chromosome 1, palm_55x_up_171113_PBpolish2nd_filt_p, whole genome shotgun sequence DNA region contains:
- the LOC120103734 gene encoding uncharacterized membrane protein At1g16860-like: MGSRFPSHQLSNGLYVSGRPEQPKEKPPTMSSTAMPYTGGDIKKSGELGKMFDLHVEKSRKSGPLNNAPSRSTSFGGAASHSGPIMPNAPGRSSYSSGSLSSAVPVTGGSNRQKSNSGPLNRHGDPVKKSSGPQSGGVTPMARQNSGPLPPMLPATGLITSGPISSGPLSSSGAPRKVSGPLDSTGSMKLHSISIAHNQAVTNLSQEDETSFKGSLPKPILWSVVLLFVMGFIAGGFILGAVHNAILLIVVVVIFGVVAALFIWNSCWGRRAIIGFVGRYPDAELRTAKDGQYVKVSGVVTCGNVPLESSFQKVPRCVYTSTSLYEYRGWDSKAANSKHRRFTWGLRSLERHVVDFYISDFQSGLRALVKTGYGARVTPYVDESVVVDINPNNKDLSPEFLRWLRERNLSSDDRVMRLKEGYIKEGSTVSVMGVVQRNDNVLMIVPPSEPFSTGCQWAKCILPASLEGIVLRCEDTSKIDVIPV, translated from the exons ATGGGTTCCAGATTCCCATCGCATCAGCTCAGCAATGGCCTGTATGTTTCAGGCCGGCCAGAGCAACCAAAGGAGAAACCTCCAACAATGAGCTCTACAGCCATGCCATACACAGGTGGAGATATCAAAAAGTCTGGAGAACTTGGAAAGATGTTTGATCTTCATGTGGAGAAGTCAAGAAAATCTGGACCACTTAATAATGCTCCTTCAAGGAGTACATCATTTGGTGGTGCAGCTTCACACTCAGGACCTATCATGCCTAATGCTCCTGGTCGCTCTAGCTACTCCTCTGGTTCTCTTTCATCTGCAGTCCCAGTCACTGGAGGCTCAAACAGACAGAAATCCAATTCTGGACCGCTTAACAGACATGGAGATCCAGTTAAGAAGTCATCTGGTCCTCAATCTGGAGGGGTCACCCCGATGGCTCGCCAAAATTCTGGCCCCCTTCCGCCAATGCTTCCTGCTACAGGGTTAATCACATCTGGACCAATTTCTTCAGGGCCACTTAGTTCATCTGGTGCCCCCCGAAAAGTCTCTGGTCCTCTGGATTCTACTGGGTCAATGAAGTTACATAGCATCTCCATTGCTCATAACCAGGCTGTCACCAATCTCAGCCAGGAGGATGAAACTTCATTCAAGGGGAGCTTGCCCAAGCCAATATTGTGGTCTGTTGTTCTGCTGTTTGTGATGGGGTTTATTGCAGGTGGTTTCATTCTTGGTGCTGTTCACAatgccattcttctcattgttgtTGTGGTTATATTTGGAGTGGTTGCTGCTCTTTTCATTTGGAATAGTTGTTGGGGAAGGAGAGCTATCATTGGATTCGTTGGCCGCTATCCTGATGCTGAACTTAGAACTGCAAAAGATGGTCAATATGTTAAAGTCTCTGGG GTTGTTACATGCGGAAATGTCCCCCTGGAGTCATCATTTCAGAAGGTTCCTAGATGTGTGTATACATCTACTAGTTTATATGAATACAGGGGTTGGGACTCGAAGGCTGCCAATTCCAAGCACCGTCGTTTTACCTGGGGACTAAGGTCATTGGAG AGGCATGTGGTTGACTTTTACATCTCTGATTTTCAATCTGGGTTAAGAGCCTTGGTCAAGACAGGCTATGGTGCAAGGGTGACCCCATATGTGGATGAGTCCGTTGTTGTTGACATCAACCCGAACAACAAAGATTTGTCTCCTGAATTCCTCAGGTGGTTGCGGGAGAGGAACCTTTCAAGTGATGATCGTGTAATGCGCCTGAAAGAAGG GTACATCAAAGAAGGCAGCACTGTTAGTGTAATGGGGGTTGTCCAAAGGAATGACAATGTGCTCATGATAGTTCCTCCCTCAGAGCCCTTTTCCACCGGATGCCAGTGGGCGAAGTGTATACTCCCAGCAAGCCTTGAAGGAATAGTTTTGAGATGCGAGGACACTTCAAAGATCGATGTCATACCAGTTTAG
- the LOC103701482 gene encoding uncharacterized protein LOC103701482, with product MEALWSSIVPSGVMKASPAGHPTNSTLSKIPAFRFGCAKTVEKFGDLRLWRPESSAPRHWTLLRATTQKSAGGGGTGGEHGMSADGFSVVTDEDASWFEGDLVQDGNCASGTAESSKMVARATFGSGTSGSRAGLVRTPISGGVQSATFVHNLPRPALAARNLMEQARFAHLCTLMFRMHHRHAGYPCGSLVDFATDPMGHPVFSLSPLAIHTHNLLADSRCTLVVQIPGWSSLSNARVTIFGDIFPLSAEQQEWAHQLFRAKHPQWASQQWGNFYYYRMHNISDIYFIGGFGTVAWVDVKEYEALQPDKIAIDGGEQNLKELNAMFSKSLKEILSNEMELDDAALISIDSKGTDIRVRQGAQCNIQRLSFEVEQRVQTLDEAKAALQRIIDEKSRSHNRS from the exons ATGGAAGCCCTCTGGAGCTCTATTGTTCCTTCCGGGGTTATGAAAGCCTCTCCGGCTGGCCATCCCACGAACTCTACCCTATCCAAGATCCCTGCTTTTCGGTTTGGGTGCGCTAAAACCGTCGAAAAGTTTGGAGATTTGCGGTTATGGAGGCCTGAATCGAGTGCTCCGAGGCATTGGACGTTGTTGCGAGCCACCACCCAAAAGTCTGCTGGGGGTGGTGGTACCGGGGGAGAGCATGGGATGTCCGCAGATGGGTTTAGCGTGGTTACAGATGAGGATGCATCTTGGTTTGAG GGTGACTTGGTTCAGGATGGTAACTGTGCAAGCGGCACTGCTGAGTCATCAAAGATGGTAGCACGTGCCACTTTTGGAAGTGGAACAAGTGGATCCAGAGCTGGGCTTGTCAGAACACCCATTTCTGGTGGTGTACAAAGTGCAACCTTTGTCCACAATTTACCTCGACCAGCCTTGGCTGCTCGCAATCTAATGGAGCAG GCCAGGTTTGCTCATCTATGCACTTTGATGTTTCGGATGCATCATCGCCATGCAGGATACCCATGTGGTTCATTAGTTGATTTTGCAACCGATCCAATGGGTC ATCCTGTTTTTTCACTCTCTCCATTAGCAATCCACACCCACAATCTTTTGGCTGATTCAAGATGTACACTTGTTGTACAG ATACCAGGATGGAGTAGCCTATCAAATGCACGTGTAACAATATTTGGTGATATCTTCCCACTTTCTGCTGAACAACAG GAATGGGCTCATCAGCTGTTTAGAGCAAAACACCCACAATGGGCATCTCAACAATGGGGCAATTTTTACTACTATAGGATGCACAACATCAG TGACATATATTTCATTGGAGGGTTCGGCACTGTTGCATGGGTAGATGTCAAGGAATATGAAGCCCTTCAACCTGATAAGATTGCTATTGATGGTGGAGAACAAAATTTGAAG GAACTTAATGCGATGTTCTCAAAATCACTCAAAGAAATATTGTCAAATGAAATGGAGTTAGATGATGCTGCTTTGATATCCATAGACAGCAAAGGAACTGATATCCGGGTCCGGCAAGGAGCACAG TGCAACATTCAGAGGCTATCATTTGAAGTAGAACAGCGAGTGCAGACTCTGGATGAAGCCAAGGCAGCACTTCAAAGGATAATTGATGAGAAGTCAAGATCACATAACAGAAGTTAA